In Leptospira sp. WS58.C1, a single genomic region encodes these proteins:
- a CDS encoding tetratricopeptide repeat protein, whose product MIFGLKTPYKLRVLKFLFGSFTVLFVSSFSYPLSSKQTIDWIKEGEGALASRNYPAAYDSFREAVNLNPLSVRSRLGLADAALKLHKEKEALQSLDKVLELEPKNKKAVREKAVTLAKLRRYEEAFSILKPFLEEDKYDSDLFPIYIEVQLASGKTQRASFEFHSAYSRIPKNKEVRALEAKVEAFDGNFTKAASLRNQLEAEASDDPSIFLESGKFLLIWAEKSQGNKRDSKIAEAAEKFERSISLHPNEEEALKLLTKARIYFGRYQEAEEYLNRLLSLFPNSTEYLYLRSYARLRKDPASKDAKADLEKLISLDDLDPIARNRSELYVLENLPEGNSLRRTLGEYRLQRYRANKNAFLYDLAWYHLIRAKELLPNRPEILVLTLEEYKRRGFFPSYFNLLLLLRNKFPDNKKYGYSVENNLEGFKTSLSYREGLVKIGEFGIQEDYGRTPPEVLVFDPDGEDFLAKHTDLPALSGKVLRHFLNSDPRVRNIDLDNIRKSESLESEPYSGAIHKTEKNYSSIKNSKGENIRFVVSGKISFQENNLRLEWSLRDHKEEKILGKFRIYAKGRDALAEATLRARDKILALIPASGKVHRVKEDSLIVNAGIIDGLKKGTTVYFFNSANLLGEGTVTEADLYTAKVVPKNQDVVLRNIAVGNKAYWKKTENSRMN is encoded by the coding sequence ATGATATTCGGATTAAAAACCCCATATAAGCTGCGAGTCTTAAAATTTCTTTTCGGGAGTTTTACGGTTCTTTTCGTTTCATCCTTCTCTTATCCCCTTTCGTCTAAACAAACAATAGACTGGATCAAAGAGGGAGAAGGCGCATTAGCTTCCAGAAATTATCCGGCTGCTTACGATTCGTTTAGGGAAGCTGTAAACCTAAACCCGCTCTCCGTTCGCTCGAGATTGGGGCTTGCGGATGCCGCATTAAAACTTCATAAAGAAAAAGAAGCGTTACAATCTTTGGATAAGGTCCTCGAGTTAGAACCGAAAAACAAAAAAGCTGTCCGAGAAAAAGCAGTCACTTTAGCGAAATTAAGACGTTATGAAGAAGCTTTTTCGATCCTTAAGCCGTTTTTGGAAGAAGATAAGTACGATTCCGATCTATTTCCGATCTATATAGAAGTACAACTTGCCTCCGGAAAGACCCAAAGAGCAAGTTTCGAATTTCATTCTGCTTATTCCAGAATTCCAAAAAACAAAGAAGTCAGAGCTTTGGAAGCGAAAGTAGAGGCTTTTGACGGTAACTTTACGAAAGCGGCCTCTCTCAGAAATCAATTGGAAGCCGAAGCATCCGACGATCCATCCATCTTTTTAGAATCCGGTAAGTTTTTACTTATCTGGGCTGAAAAATCCCAAGGAAACAAACGGGATTCCAAAATTGCGGAAGCCGCTGAAAAATTCGAAAGGTCCATTTCCCTACATCCGAACGAAGAAGAAGCCCTCAAACTTTTAACTAAGGCAAGAATATATTTCGGAAGATACCAAGAAGCTGAGGAATATCTAAACCGCTTATTAAGCTTATTCCCGAATTCCACCGAGTATTTATACTTACGTTCTTATGCAAGACTGAGAAAGGACCCTGCTTCCAAGGACGCAAAGGCGGATCTAGAAAAATTGATCTCTTTGGATGATCTGGATCCGATTGCGAGAAACCGTTCGGAGTTGTACGTATTGGAGAATCTACCCGAAGGAAATTCATTAAGAAGGACCTTAGGAGAATATAGGCTTCAGCGATATAGAGCGAATAAGAATGCTTTCTTATATGATCTAGCCTGGTATCATTTGATCAGAGCGAAAGAACTCCTTCCGAACCGTCCGGAAATCCTAGTACTAACGTTAGAAGAATATAAAAGAAGGGGATTTTTTCCTAGTTACTTCAACCTACTCCTGCTTTTGAGAAATAAATTTCCGGATAATAAAAAATACGGATATTCCGTGGAGAATAATCTGGAAGGTTTTAAAACTTCCTTAAGCTATCGAGAAGGTTTAGTCAAGATCGGAGAGTTCGGTATTCAGGAAGACTATGGCAGAACTCCTCCCGAGGTCCTTGTTTTCGATCCGGATGGAGAGGATTTCCTAGCCAAACATACCGATCTTCCTGCCTTATCAGGTAAAGTTCTTCGACATTTTTTGAATTCGGACCCAAGGGTCCGAAATATCGATCTAGATAATATTAGAAAATCGGAAAGTTTAGAATCCGAGCCGTATTCCGGCGCAATTCATAAAACGGAAAAAAACTATTCTTCTATTAAGAATTCCAAAGGTGAAAATATCAGATTCGTTGTGAGCGGAAAAATTTCCTTCCAAGAAAATAATTTACGTCTGGAATGGAGCCTTCGAGATCATAAGGAAGAGAAAATTTTAGGTAAATTTAGGATATATGCGAAAGGAAGAGATGCTCTCGCAGAAGCGACCTTAAGAGCACGAGACAAGATCTTAGCTTTAATTCCTGCCAGCGGAAAAGTACATAGGGTAAAAGAAGACTCACTTATCGTAAATGCAGGTATTATAGACGGACTTAAAAAAGGGACCACCGTTTACTTCTTTAATTCGGCAAATCTACTTGGAGAGGGAACGGTAACGGAAGCCGATCTTTATACGGCAAAAGTGGTCCCAAAAAATCAGGATGTCGTTTTAAGGAATATCGCGGTAGGAAACAAAGCTTATTGGAAAAAAACGGAAAATTCCCGTATGAATTAA
- a CDS encoding 6-bladed beta-propeller — protein sequence MGRRTQTKLFVLILLLGILSQSGWSEPLPNFGLKEKEAKTFFKRGLAYYNKGEFSAARENFIRSLSIKPDFVHPKFFLSEAYYLSGDWQESLSELEQLESSNKLDLISKNRLDALRYRLGGGNRKDNLEYYKSIFGDDLRRFRFRNPADLGVDDEGYLYVVSFDTANVVKFDANGFAVENFKGSFGRNLEGPVGISIRGKSIFVADYAGDKIYEFDTRGSYVNRFGSTGKDPGSFHGPAGLYFTKEGFLYVSDMGNNRIQKLSRTGEPLQEIGVGILKQPAGIKVNNRGEIFVADRGNKRLVVFDHEGNFLKEINNPSFKRPRNLAIKDNKVVVADETAGLFIYDSVSKTWSSFDNFKDSKNTVRNFDQAYSVTFDYTGSMFVADFNRHRIESFSPKGQLSSNLDLIVERTISSDYPDISLVLHAKDRHGVPVKAIPRNSFRIYEMDNLSPLIGLTDMKKYNNRVSVSIVAENSQIVSDSYATIEKAIRPFLSEIRVEDKIQLLRSGKDTQTAYPFGKSMYDILKALRSFTPEEESQIGKSLQKGITDLLDSLGPRAIIAIVSGKDSKAAFTQFSPTKIIRFAMAHDIPIYFLCLGESGESVSVYKEIAEKTGGKFLTIPSGGTEKNLRSWIDSKKDRRYLLSFKSRINHEGMDVYVPVVVEAIFRNSNGKAETGFFTP from the coding sequence ATGGGGAGACGTACGCAAACAAAACTTTTCGTTTTAATTCTACTCTTAGGAATTCTCAGCCAATCAGGATGGTCCGAACCCCTACCCAATTTCGGATTAAAAGAAAAAGAAGCCAAGACATTCTTCAAACGAGGTCTTGCTTACTATAACAAGGGAGAATTCTCGGCAGCTAGAGAGAATTTTATTCGCTCCCTTTCTATAAAACCGGATTTCGTTCATCCAAAATTCTTTCTTTCCGAAGCTTATTATCTAAGCGGAGATTGGCAGGAAAGTCTTTCCGAATTGGAACAATTGGAATCTTCCAATAAACTCGATCTGATCAGTAAGAACCGTTTAGACGCACTAAGATATAGGCTCGGTGGCGGGAATAGAAAAGATAATTTAGAATATTATAAATCGATTTTCGGGGATGATCTAAGAAGATTCCGTTTTAGGAACCCGGCCGATCTCGGAGTCGACGATGAAGGATATCTTTACGTAGTAAGTTTCGATACTGCTAACGTGGTTAAATTCGATGCCAACGGTTTTGCTGTCGAGAATTTTAAAGGTTCCTTCGGCCGAAATTTAGAAGGCCCCGTCGGAATTAGTATTCGAGGCAAATCCATCTTCGTTGCAGATTATGCAGGAGATAAAATTTACGAATTCGATACCAGAGGATCTTACGTGAATCGTTTCGGTTCCACAGGAAAAGATCCCGGAAGTTTTCATGGACCGGCAGGTCTTTATTTTACGAAAGAAGGTTTTTTGTATGTTTCCGATATGGGTAATAATCGGATCCAAAAACTTTCCAGAACGGGGGAGCCACTCCAAGAGATCGGAGTCGGTATCTTAAAACAACCTGCCGGGATTAAGGTCAATAACCGTGGAGAAATTTTTGTAGCGGATCGGGGAAACAAAAGACTAGTCGTTTTCGATCATGAGGGAAATTTTCTAAAAGAAATAAACAATCCTTCTTTTAAAAGACCCAGAAATCTTGCGATCAAAGATAATAAGGTTGTCGTGGCCGACGAGACCGCAGGTCTTTTTATCTACGATTCCGTATCTAAAACTTGGTCAAGTTTCGATAACTTTAAGGATTCCAAAAATACTGTTCGAAATTTCGACCAGGCATACTCGGTAACTTTCGATTACACCGGTTCCATGTTTGTTGCGGATTTTAACAGACATAGGATCGAATCCTTTTCTCCCAAAGGCCAACTTTCTTCCAACTTAGATCTGATCGTAGAAAGAACGATCAGTTCGGATTATCCAGATATTTCCTTAGTTCTTCATGCGAAAGATAGACACGGGGTTCCGGTGAAGGCTATTCCCCGAAACTCTTTCCGAATCTACGAGATGGATAATCTTTCGCCTTTGATCGGTCTGACCGATATGAAAAAATATAATAATAGAGTTAGTGTTTCCATCGTCGCGGAAAATTCTCAGATAGTATCCGATTCGTATGCGACAATCGAGAAGGCAATCCGCCCATTTTTGTCCGAGATCAGAGTAGAAGATAAAATCCAACTGTTACGTTCCGGCAAAGATACCCAAACCGCCTACCCTTTCGGAAAAAGTATGTACGATATCCTGAAAGCGTTACGCTCTTTCACACCGGAAGAAGAATCTCAAATCGGGAAATCGCTCCAAAAAGGGATCACGGACCTATTAGATAGTTTAGGACCACGAGCCATCATCGCAATCGTATCCGGAAAAGATTCCAAAGCTGCATTCACTCAATTCTCACCGACAAAGATCATCCGTTTTGCGATGGCCCACGATATTCCTATCTACTTCTTATGTTTAGGAGAAAGCGGAGAATCGGTTTCCGTATATAAAGAGATCGCTGAAAAAACGGGAGGGAAATTCTTAACGATCCCGTCCGGTGGAACGGAGAAAAATCTAAGAAGTTGGATAGATTCTAAAAAGGATAGAAGATATCTTCTTTCTTTTAAAAGTAGGATCAACCACGAAGGAATGGATGTCTACGTCCCGGTGGTCGTAGAAGCTATATTCAGAAATTCGAATGGAAAAGCGGAGACCGGATTTTTTACGCCATGA
- a CDS encoding histone deacetylase yields the protein MKLGYAYDDTFLLHDTGTFHPESPQRLEAILDRLHKTSYFKDMQWIKPNKLPFELIESVHNQRHRERFSHIQGKRGSFDGDTPYSESSFDAAILAAGSGVDLVNKIRSDEIESGIALVRPPGHHAETGRSMGFCLLNNIAITATHLLAQGVEKVYILDWDVHHGNGTQEIFYESDKVYFTSLHQYPYYPGTGSAQERGKGRGQNFTLNIPLPMGSGDKEYLHYFQETVIPSLLEFQPEYVLISAGFDGHKRDPLAGMNLSTNAFAEFTRLVLSATKQIGAKTVSFLEGGYDLDALAESVEAHIAVLAG from the coding sequence ATGAAACTAGGTTACGCCTATGACGATACATTCTTATTGCATGATACCGGGACATTCCACCCGGAATCCCCACAAAGACTGGAGGCCATACTCGATCGCCTGCATAAGACATCCTATTTTAAGGACATGCAATGGATCAAGCCCAACAAACTTCCATTCGAACTAATCGAGTCCGTACATAATCAGCGACATAGGGAGCGATTCTCCCATATCCAAGGCAAAAGAGGAAGTTTCGACGGAGACACTCCTTATTCCGAATCCAGTTTTGATGCGGCGATCTTGGCGGCAGGAAGCGGAGTGGACTTAGTGAATAAGATCAGATCCGATGAAATCGAATCAGGGATCGCACTCGTAAGACCGCCAGGACATCATGCGGAAACCGGAAGATCCATGGGCTTTTGTTTATTAAATAATATAGCGATTACCGCGACCCATCTACTCGCCCAAGGAGTAGAAAAAGTTTATATACTGGATTGGGATGTACATCATGGGAACGGGACCCAGGAAATATTTTACGAATCGGATAAAGTATACTTCACGTCGCTCCACCAATATCCGTACTACCCCGGAACAGGTTCAGCCCAAGAAAGAGGGAAAGGAAGAGGGCAAAACTTTACATTAAACATCCCTTTGCCTATGGGATCAGGAGATAAAGAATACCTGCATTATTTTCAAGAAACAGTGATACCTTCCCTATTGGAATTCCAACCGGAGTATGTATTGATTTCCGCAGGATTTGACGGACATAAAAGAGATCCGTTAGCAGGCATGAACCTTAGCACCAACGCATTTGCAGAATTCACACGATTGGTATTATCTGCAACAAAACAGATCGGGGCTAAAACGGTATCCTTCCTAGAAGGAGGTTACGACCTAGACGCCTTGGCTGAAAGTGTGGAGGCGCATATAGCAGTCCTCGCAGGGTAA
- a CDS encoding putative glycoside hydrolase — protein sequence MRKPFSLFPILVLTAFPVCAEFTIPYPENSNKKEIPVLESSGDIKTKPQSLSKEKEKKGEIRLSSRNTPMESEKEAPKDKIKKFFTRSADKVTYADRPTFYRGLYVNNALISDKSRRNEWESLLKDASDYGINVLVIDLQPKTPPPEEISRIKEMGFYPVARLVNFDGGLKTKFPSPERLNSILGYVRKACISGFPEVQLDYIRYADVTDIPLSLKEKYNNINQIVNRIRGEANQCEKLPYLSADIFGRIPFNKDDQIGQKVENFAQLVDVIYPMLYPSHFYGQPGRIANPYQTVYDGLKNTRKRSLSTTRVVGWIQGFGMSLGPSGKSLKDYIKAQIEASVDSESDGFIVWNILGKYGDTFRAIEESIRSGKLKIED from the coding sequence GTGCGCAAACCGTTTTCCCTTTTTCCTATCTTAGTTCTTACCGCTTTTCCGGTCTGTGCAGAGTTCACTATCCCTTATCCTGAGAATTCCAATAAGAAAGAGATCCCTGTTTTAGAATCGTCCGGGGACATTAAAACCAAACCACAGTCTTTATCCAAAGAAAAGGAGAAGAAAGGTGAGATACGACTTTCTTCCAGGAACACTCCGATGGAAAGCGAAAAGGAAGCTCCTAAAGATAAGATTAAAAAGTTTTTTACAAGATCTGCGGACAAGGTTACTTATGCCGATCGTCCTACATTCTATCGCGGTCTTTATGTGAATAATGCTTTGATATCGGATAAATCTCGAAGGAACGAATGGGAGTCTTTATTAAAAGACGCTTCTGATTATGGGATAAACGTTTTGGTGATCGATCTTCAACCTAAAACTCCTCCTCCGGAAGAGATCTCTCGTATTAAAGAAATGGGTTTTTATCCGGTCGCAAGACTTGTGAATTTTGACGGAGGACTTAAAACCAAATTTCCTAGCCCGGAAAGATTGAATTCTATTTTAGGTTATGTGAGAAAGGCATGTATTTCCGGATTTCCGGAAGTTCAGTTGGACTATATACGTTATGCGGATGTTACCGATATACCTCTTTCTTTAAAGGAAAAGTATAACAATATCAACCAGATCGTGAATCGGATCCGCGGAGAAGCCAATCAATGCGAGAAACTTCCCTATTTGAGCGCGGATATATTCGGTAGGATCCCTTTTAATAAAGACGACCAGATCGGTCAGAAGGTGGAGAACTTCGCACAACTTGTGGATGTGATCTATCCAATGTTGTATCCTTCTCATTTTTACGGTCAACCCGGTCGTATCGCAAATCCGTACCAAACCGTTTATGATGGTTTAAAGAACACCAGGAAAAGATCCTTATCCACCACTAGAGTGGTCGGTTGGATCCAAGGTTTCGGGATGAGCCTTGGACCTTCCGGTAAGTCCTTGAAAGATTATATCAAGGCCCAGATCGAAGCAAGTGTGGATAGCGAGAGTGACGGTTTTATTGTCTGGAATATATTGGGAAAATACGGAGATACTTTTAGAGCCATCGAGGAAAGTATTCGGAGCGGGAAGTTAAAAATAGAAGATTGA
- a CDS encoding tetratricopeptide repeat protein has product MALTRPVIILFLCAFSSSLFSREFVYAFRDVGMPKNGGKDGMPRKEKMVLVGETIMFDKVKPIEYEGKYKNFELGYDTRPDIVTVKVHYDPGIRPGQILYLIEKDFDHVTFKDGSIVGQIEVKSIFQTAFTGKQLRGVGYLGMAKEKVLTVAYPVSSELSGPALVERKTGDYHFTRDEVPEAIQSYRKAIRLDPMSPVPHYRLGILYLNEAGVDSKEPICSGILPMSAGAEFSSAWKKRSRFDSDQDLIRFSREYVSFLNCKADQAPSFSKNSFIPEELERAQEVAREGFRLSKTDYELLIRSAETYYKLYLSYSSGKRPKGSVLPEEEPKLRNRQEKSWEIAQKLLKEAGLDNITDYRLHRLTSLLYGKRHLELSGGIKSTTISEEANFLRTKAIESIQAYKLHRPKNVPGDKDLLILEKDLGL; this is encoded by the coding sequence ATGGCCCTAACCCGACCTGTAATCATACTATTCCTTTGCGCTTTTTCCTCCTCCTTATTCTCCAGAGAATTCGTGTATGCGTTCCGAGATGTGGGAATGCCTAAAAACGGCGGAAAAGACGGAATGCCTAGAAAGGAAAAAATGGTCTTAGTCGGGGAGACCATTATGTTCGATAAGGTTAAACCGATCGAATACGAAGGAAAATACAAAAACTTCGAATTAGGATACGATACTAGACCGGATATAGTCACAGTCAAAGTACATTACGATCCGGGTATTCGTCCGGGACAGATACTCTATTTGATCGAAAAAGATTTCGACCACGTAACATTCAAAGACGGAAGTATCGTGGGCCAAATAGAAGTGAAATCCATCTTCCAGACCGCGTTTACCGGAAAACAATTAAGAGGTGTCGGATATTTAGGGATGGCAAAAGAGAAGGTATTAACCGTAGCCTATCCGGTCTCTTCCGAACTCAGCGGACCTGCATTAGTAGAGCGTAAAACCGGTGATTATCATTTTACAAGAGACGAGGTCCCGGAAGCGATCCAATCCTACCGCAAGGCAATTCGTCTTGATCCGATGTCTCCGGTACCACATTACAGATTAGGAATATTGTATTTAAACGAGGCGGGAGTGGATTCCAAAGAACCGATTTGTTCCGGGATCCTACCGATGAGTGCGGGAGCAGAGTTTTCGTCGGCATGGAAGAAGAGATCCAGATTCGATTCCGACCAGGACTTAATCCGATTCTCCAGAGAATATGTTTCCTTTTTAAATTGTAAGGCGGACCAGGCTCCCAGTTTTTCCAAGAACAGTTTTATCCCGGAAGAATTAGAAAGAGCGCAGGAAGTTGCCAGAGAAGGATTCCGACTTTCTAAAACGGATTACGAACTTTTGATCAGAAGCGCCGAGACCTATTATAAATTATATCTTTCCTATTCTTCAGGAAAACGACCTAAAGGAAGTGTTTTACCGGAAGAGGAGCCTAAACTCAGAAATCGTCAGGAAAAATCCTGGGAAATCGCCCAAAAACTCCTAAAAGAAGCGGGACTGGATAATATCACCGACTATAGGCTTCATAGACTGACTTCACTTCTCTACGGGAAGAGACATTTGGAACTTTCAGGTGGGATAAAATCCACTACGATCAGTGAAGAAGCGAACTTCTTAAGAACGAAGGCAATCGAATCCATTCAAGCGTATAAGCTTCATAGACCGAAGAATGTTCCGGGAGATAAGGATCTTCTAATATTAGAAAAAGATCTTGGACTCTAA
- the mtnC gene encoding acireductone synthase produces MEEQNTELYLFDIEGTTTPIEFVHKVLFPYSVQNFQTFFSETSAETGFAEELILAAKNETDYAEEVTDSPESLTGFCKYLVSKDRKLGILKEIQGRIWKKGYESGELKSTIFSDVPPFLERIKNSGKRAAVYSSGSVEAQILIYRYCEAGDLTVYFESYFDTAVGGKKESSSYTKIAEKLSLSPNSIVFFTDIKEEADAASEAGIRPILLSRPGNHPQAEHKYQVIENFNKILV; encoded by the coding sequence TTGGAAGAACAAAACACCGAGTTATATTTATTCGATATAGAAGGGACAACTACGCCGATAGAATTCGTGCACAAAGTCTTATTCCCTTACTCGGTCCAAAACTTTCAGACATTCTTCTCCGAGACCTCGGCGGAAACCGGCTTCGCCGAGGAACTCATCCTTGCCGCCAAAAACGAAACCGATTACGCGGAAGAAGTTACCGATTCTCCCGAATCACTTACCGGATTCTGCAAATACCTTGTATCCAAAGATCGTAAATTAGGAATTTTGAAAGAAATCCAAGGAAGAATCTGGAAAAAAGGATATGAGTCGGGAGAATTGAAAAGTACGATCTTTTCGGATGTTCCTCCCTTTTTGGAAAGGATCAAAAACTCAGGCAAACGTGCCGCAGTATATTCTTCCGGGAGTGTGGAAGCCCAAATCCTGATCTATAGATATTGTGAGGCAGGAGATCTTACTGTATATTTTGAAAGTTATTTCGATACCGCAGTAGGCGGAAAAAAAGAATCTTCAAGTTATACCAAGATCGCCGAGAAACTTTCTTTATCTCCGAACTCTATCGTATTCTTCACGGACATAAAAGAAGAAGCAGACGCCGCTTCCGAAGCAGGGATCCGGCCGATTTTACTCTCCCGTCCTGGCAACCATCCCCAAGCGGAACATAAGTACCAGGTGATCGAGAACTTTAACAAGATCTTGGTCTAG
- a CDS encoding MFS transporter, with the protein MSQPTSEKSLLRYFGLGELASHGGNAILAFWMIMGMAFFLFADQNLIAPNLRNIAGSFGITDQKEIDWKLGGLIPICFFVLGGLVSVYMGYLTQRFPRKPLVIGTVLLGEIPCLLSGFARNYEEFLILRTLTGFGLGGSFPLLFSLVGDYFSDKSRSTAAGYLSLAIGLGVGVGQLVGGTLGTEDPINGWRQSFIYMATPSFLFMLVYGLFCKEPVRGGSEKELASLSPDSLDVNSEAVRLTWKDIKNIFQSKTNVGIFMQGIPGCVPWGVFFVFLNDYYEFSYGLPKDQASALVIFAALGIFAGTFFGGVIGQKLYDTNKKFLPIFCGSSILLGIIPTLYLLYAKNIAGSPLFIFINILAGIIISVTGPNVRALIINVNPPKSRSSMFALYNLTDNLGNGLGPAMAALILTVLPDRTQAFTIAILFWIPCGLAWFYILKNFKHDEQKMHEELAAEAGRIKRTA; encoded by the coding sequence CGATCCTCGCCTTCTGGATGATCATGGGAATGGCTTTCTTTCTATTCGCGGACCAAAACCTGATCGCCCCCAACCTTAGAAATATCGCGGGCTCTTTCGGGATCACAGACCAAAAAGAGATCGATTGGAAATTGGGGGGACTGATCCCGATTTGTTTCTTCGTTTTGGGAGGGTTAGTCTCGGTTTACATGGGTTACCTTACGCAAAGATTTCCCAGAAAACCTTTGGTCATCGGAACGGTATTATTAGGAGAGATCCCTTGTCTTCTTTCCGGATTCGCAAGAAACTACGAAGAATTTTTGATCCTCAGAACCCTTACAGGTTTCGGTTTGGGAGGAAGTTTCCCTCTTCTATTCTCTCTAGTCGGGGATTATTTCTCGGACAAGTCCCGCTCCACAGCAGCAGGTTATCTTTCTCTAGCCATCGGGCTCGGAGTCGGAGTCGGGCAATTGGTCGGAGGGACCTTAGGCACCGAGGACCCGATCAATGGATGGAGACAAAGTTTTATTTATATGGCTACCCCTTCTTTCCTATTCATGCTTGTTTACGGATTATTCTGTAAGGAGCCGGTGCGAGGCGGAAGTGAGAAGGAATTGGCAAGCCTATCTCCGGATTCTCTGGATGTAAACTCGGAAGCAGTTCGTTTAACCTGGAAGGATATCAAAAATATCTTCCAGAGCAAAACAAACGTAGGGATCTTTATGCAAGGAATTCCAGGCTGCGTGCCTTGGGGTGTGTTCTTCGTGTTTTTGAACGACTATTACGAATTCAGTTACGGTCTACCTAAAGACCAAGCCTCCGCTTTGGTCATCTTCGCAGCCTTAGGGATCTTCGCAGGTACGTTTTTCGGTGGGGTCATCGGGCAGAAACTATACGATACCAATAAAAAGTTCCTTCCTATATTCTGCGGAAGTTCCATATTATTAGGGATCATCCCTACGCTATATCTATTATACGCAAAGAATATTGCAGGTAGCCCATTATTCATTTTTATTAATATTCTTGCAGGTATTATTATTTCCGTAACAGGCCCGAATGTAAGAGCGTTGATCATAAACGTCAACCCGCCTAAAAGTAGATCTTCTATGTTCGCTTTATACAATCTGACGGACAATCTTGGGAACGGACTTGGACCTGCAATGGCTGCATTGATCCTCACAGTATTGCCGGACAGGACTCAGGCTTTCACAATCGCGATCCTTTTCTGGATACCTTGCGGACTTGCTTGGTTCTATATCTTGAAAAATTTCAAACATGACGAACAAAAGATGCATGAAGAATTGGCAGCCGAAGCAGGCAGGATCAAAAGGACAGCTTAA